In Mariluticola halotolerans, one DNA window encodes the following:
- a CDS encoding SMP-30/gluconolactonase/LRE family protein encodes MMASSSALYEHFEAEFRRLVRGSAQLDTIHADCRWAEGPVWFADGNYLLWSDIPNDRLMRYIPGVGTSVFRAQAGYINGNTRDREGRLISCSHGHRRVERTELDGRITVLADSYQGKKLNSPNDAVVKSDGSIWFTDPAYGIESDYEGYKAKQEQDGCYVYCLDPASGKLKVVVSDFDRPNGLAFSPDETILYIADSGFSHGPDRPHHIRAFRVNKNNNLSGGEVFAEVSPGLPDGLRCDVEGHVWTSSGDGVQVYTASGVLIGKIRTPKPVANLTFGGPKRHQLFIAATDSIHILYTTTNGVQRP; translated from the coding sequence ATCATGGCCAGCTCCAGCGCCCTATACGAACATTTCGAAGCCGAGTTCCGCCGCCTGGTCCGGGGCAGTGCCCAGCTCGACACCATCCACGCCGATTGCCGCTGGGCCGAGGGGCCGGTCTGGTTTGCCGATGGCAATTACCTGCTGTGGAGCGACATCCCCAATGACCGCCTGATGCGCTATATCCCGGGTGTCGGCACCTCGGTATTCCGCGCCCAGGCCGGCTATATCAACGGCAATACAAGGGACCGCGAGGGACGGCTGATCTCCTGTTCCCACGGCCATCGCCGGGTGGAACGCACCGAGCTTGATGGCCGGATTACCGTCCTCGCCGACAGCTATCAGGGCAAAAAGCTCAATTCGCCCAATGATGCCGTGGTCAAGTCCGATGGCTCGATCTGGTTCACCGACCCCGCCTATGGCATTGAAAGCGATTACGAGGGGTACAAGGCAAAGCAGGAACAGGATGGCTGCTACGTTTATTGCCTCGATCCCGCAAGCGGCAAACTCAAGGTTGTCGTTTCTGATTTTGACCGCCCGAACGGGCTGGCTTTTTCACCTGATGAAACGATACTCTACATCGCTGACAGCGGCTTTAGCCACGGCCCGGACCGCCCCCATCATATCCGCGCATTCAGGGTCAACAAAAACAACAACCTCTCGGGCGGCGAGGTCTTTGCCGAGGTCAGTCCCGGCCTGCCCGATGGCCTGCGTTGTGATGTCGAAGGCCATGTCTGGACTTCCTCAGGGGACGGCGTTCAGGTCTACACCGCCTCCGGTGTCCTGATCGGCAAGATCCGCACCCCGAAACCCGTCGCCAACCTGACCTTTGGTGGCCCCAAGCGCCATCAGCTGTTCATCGCCGCAACCGACAGTATTCATATCCTTTATACGACCACGAACGGCGTACAGCGGCCCTAG
- a CDS encoding GNAT family N-acetyltransferase, whose translation MTGPNADIEIRTDSFPSDKELGALWRAAWKNDAEPLRFQRTLRACLLHLTAHEGTRLVGFVKVASDGDAHGFLLDPIVHPELRRSGLGSLLVKTAITTARDRGMRHLHVDFEPPLRAFYEKCGFAPTEAGLIRL comes from the coding sequence ATGACAGGGCCCAATGCAGATATCGAGATTCGCACCGACAGCTTCCCCTCCGACAAGGAATTGGGAGCTTTGTGGCGTGCCGCATGGAAGAACGATGCCGAACCGCTCCGCTTCCAGAGAACCCTGCGCGCCTGCCTGTTGCATCTGACAGCCCATGAAGGCACCCGGCTGGTCGGCTTCGTCAAGGTGGCAAGTGATGGCGACGCCCATGGTTTTCTGCTCGATCCCATTGTCCATCCCGAATTGCGCCGTAGCGGCCTTGGCAGCCTGCTGGTGAAAACCGCCATCACCACCGCCCGCGACCGCGGCATGCGGCACCTGCATGTCGATTTCGAACCGCCCTTGCGCGCCTTTTACGAAAAATGCGGTTTCGCCCCCACCGAAGCAGGCCTGATCCGGCTCTGA
- the cueR gene encoding Cu(I)-responsive transcriptional regulator: MQISDVARTTGVSAKMIRHYEAIGLIPPAPRRESNYRDYDHADIHRLGFVRRARDLGFSIPEIRDLLRLWEDRDRSSADVKALAQNHLAELDARITLMREMRDTLSTLANACDGNDRPHCPIIEGLAGLTSAKQA; encoded by the coding sequence ATGCAGATAAGCGATGTTGCACGCACCACAGGCGTTTCCGCCAAGATGATCCGGCACTATGAAGCCATTGGTCTCATTCCGCCTGCCCCGCGCCGGGAGAGCAATTACCGGGATTATGATCACGCAGATATTCACCGGCTCGGCTTTGTCCGCCGTGCACGCGATCTGGGCTTTTCCATTCCCGAAATCCGCGACCTGCTGCGATTGTGGGAAGACCGGGACCGCTCCAGCGCCGATGTGAAGGCGCTGGCTCAAAACCATCTCGCAGAACTCGATGCCCGGATTACCCTGATGCGCGAAATGCGCGACACCCTGAGCACACTGGCCAATGCCTGCGATGGCAATGATCGCCCGCACTGCCCGATTATCGAAGGGCTTGCCGGCCTGACATCTGCCAAACAGGCATAG
- a CDS encoding heavy metal translocating P-type ATPase, producing the protein MSAHEISHPKANPAAPVIRDPVCGMDVDMATAKHRHVHDGRELGFCSAGCKDKFMADPDTYLTAKDPVCGMQVDRPTARWMQKHAGQRFYFCSEGCAQKFAADPEAYLGDVKLQPPAPAGTQYTCPMHPEIVRDAPGDCPKCGMALEPMGVPAADAGPNPELVDFTKRLWISAALSIPLLIISMGPMLGLPIRDWLGNQTANWLEFALATPVVVWAAAPFFKRAWQSVLNRSPNMWTLIGLGTGAAYLFSVVAVLFPQIFPHQFRHGDAVAVYFEASAVIITLVFVGQVLELKAREQTGSALKALLDLAPKSAFRVWEGKDYEVSLDEVKAGDHLRVRPGDSVPVDGTVLEGQSAVDESMITGEALPVEKQTGDVVTGGTINGNGSFIMAATRVGAEMRLNQIVELVAKAQRSRAPIQAMVDKVAAWFVPIVVLVAVLSFGIWAIWGPEPRMAYAIVAAVSVLIIACPCALGLATPMSVMVSTGRGARAGVLIRDAEAMEVLAGIDTLIVDKTGTLTEGKPKLTDVLAFGDKDQKTVLATAAALELGSAHPLAAAIAKGAADWQLDISKADDFASVTGKGVRGMIGGQPAGLGNAAMMSEMAADVPLELTPKVKALAVAGKTAMFVALDGEVIGVIAVVDPVKATAKPALEWLKREHIRVIMATGDAQATAQSVASLLGIGEVRAGMSPEDKHQLVEKLRAEGRKVAMAGDGINDGPALAAADVGIAMGTGADVAMESAGITLVEGDLGGIVRARKLAAGTLGNIKQNLVLAFGYNTIGVPIAAGILFPFFGLLLSPMIAAAAMSLSSVSVIGNALRLRNLRL; encoded by the coding sequence ATGAGCGCGCATGAAATTTCGCACCCCAAAGCCAATCCGGCGGCCCCGGTTATCCGCGATCCTGTTTGCGGTATGGATGTGGATATGGCGACGGCCAAACACCGCCATGTGCATGACGGGCGCGAACTGGGCTTTTGCAGTGCCGGGTGCAAGGACAAGTTCATGGCCGACCCCGATACCTATCTGACCGCCAAAGATCCGGTGTGTGGCATGCAGGTTGACCGGCCAACGGCCAGGTGGATGCAAAAGCATGCCGGCCAGCGCTTTTATTTCTGTTCGGAAGGGTGCGCGCAAAAATTTGCCGCCGACCCTGAAGCCTATCTGGGCGATGTCAAACTGCAGCCGCCCGCGCCCGCGGGCACGCAATATACCTGCCCCATGCACCCCGAAATTGTGCGCGATGCGCCCGGCGACTGCCCGAAATGCGGCATGGCGCTGGAGCCGATGGGCGTGCCGGCAGCCGATGCCGGGCCCAATCCGGAACTTGTGGATTTCACCAAACGGCTGTGGATCAGTGCCGCGCTGTCCATCCCGCTATTGATCATTTCCATGGGGCCGATGCTCGGCCTGCCAATCCGGGACTGGCTGGGTAACCAGACCGCGAACTGGCTTGAATTCGCGTTGGCGACGCCGGTCGTTGTCTGGGCGGCCGCGCCGTTTTTCAAGCGGGCCTGGCAATCCGTGCTCAATCGCAGCCCCAATATGTGGACGCTGATCGGGCTGGGCACCGGGGCGGCCTATCTGTTCTCGGTGGTGGCGGTCCTCTTTCCGCAAATCTTTCCGCACCAGTTCCGGCACGGGGATGCGGTTGCCGTTTATTTCGAGGCGTCTGCGGTCATCATTACCCTCGTTTTTGTGGGTCAGGTGCTCGAACTCAAAGCGCGTGAACAAACCGGTTCCGCGTTGAAGGCCTTGCTCGATCTGGCGCCGAAATCGGCATTCCGCGTCTGGGAAGGCAAGGATTATGAGGTGTCACTGGACGAGGTGAAGGCGGGGGATCATTTGCGGGTGCGCCCCGGCGATTCCGTGCCGGTCGATGGCACAGTGCTTGAGGGTCAGTCGGCAGTCGATGAATCGATGATTACCGGGGAAGCCCTGCCGGTGGAAAAGCAAACCGGCGACGTGGTGACCGGTGGCACCATTAATGGCAATGGCAGTTTTATCATGGCAGCTACACGGGTGGGGGCGGAAATGCGCCTCAACCAGATTGTTGAACTGGTGGCCAAGGCGCAACGCTCACGCGCACCCATTCAGGCGATGGTCGACAAGGTGGCGGCGTGGTTTGTGCCGATTGTTGTGCTTGTGGCCGTGCTCAGTTTCGGCATCTGGGCCATCTGGGGGCCGGAGCCGCGCATGGCCTATGCCATTGTGGCGGCGGTCTCGGTGCTGATCATTGCCTGTCCCTGTGCTCTCGGGCTGGCCACACCGATGTCGGTCATGGTCTCGACCGGTCGGGGGGCGCGGGCCGGTGTGCTGATCCGCGATGCTGAAGCCATGGAAGTGCTGGCCGGGATTGATACGCTGATCGTTGACAAGACCGGTACGCTCACCGAGGGCAAGCCGAAACTGACCGATGTGCTGGCCTTCGGCGACAAGGACCAGAAAACCGTTCTGGCCACGGCGGCGGCGCTGGAACTGGGGTCGGCGCATCCCCTCGCGGCGGCGATTGCCAAGGGGGCTGCGGACTGGCAGCTTGATATCAGCAAGGCTGACGATTTTGCATCGGTCACCGGCAAGGGCGTGCGCGGCATGATCGGGGGGCAACCCGCCGGGCTTGGCAATGCGGCGATGATGAGCGAGATGGCAGCCGATGTGCCGCTTGAACTGACGCCAAAGGTCAAGGCGCTGGCGGTGGCGGGCAAGACGGCCATGTTCGTGGCCCTTGATGGCGAAGTGATCGGGGTTATCGCGGTTGTCGATCCGGTCAAGGCCACCGCCAAGCCGGCGCTCGAATGGCTCAAGCGCGAACATATCCGGGTCATCATGGCAACGGGCGATGCGCAGGCGACGGCACAATCGGTCGCCTCGCTGCTCGGTATCGGCGAGGTGCGGGCGGGCATGTCGCCCGAGGACAAGCACCAGCTGGTCGAAAAATTGCGGGCTGAAGGGCGCAAGGTGGCAATGGCCGGGGACGGCATTAATGACGGGCCGGCGCTGGCGGCGGCTGATGTCGGTATTGCCATGGGCACTGGTGCCGATGTGGCGATGGAAAGTGCGGGCATCACCCTTGTCGAGGGGGATCTGGGCGGCATTGTGCGGGCGCGCAAGCTGGCGGCGGGTACCCTTGGCAATATCAAGCAGAATCTCGTTCTGGCCTTTGGCTATAATACGATTGGTGTGCCGATTGCGGCGGGCATCCTGTTTCCGTTTTTCGGCCTGTTGCTGTCGCCGATGATTGCGGCGGCGGCGATGAGCCTGTCTTCGGTGTCTGTCATTGGCAATGCTTTGCGTCTGCGCAACCTGCGCTTGTAG
- a CDS encoding alpha-hydroxy acid oxidase: MGLQSALTIDDLKRRAKRRVPKMFFDYADSGALTEQTYNENETDFSKIRLRQRVAVNMQDRTLATTMVGQDVSMPMALAPTGLTGMQIANGEMLAAKAAEKAGIPFALSTMSICSIEDVASVTTKPFWFQLYVMRDQNFVRNLLDRARAAGCSALVLTMDLQLLAQRHKDLRNGLSAPPKFTPRHIYQMMTRPLWCMQMLGTRRHSFRNIVGHAEGVGDLRALSSWTAEQFDPKLSWDDIAWIRDYWGGTLIIKGVLDKEDAIAAAATGADALIVSNHGGRQLDGAPSAIRVLPEIVEAVGDKIEVHMDGGIRNGQDILKARALGARGTFIGRPFLYGLGAGGEAGVTHAIEILRKELDTTMALCGERDIANVGRHNLYSVDF, encoded by the coding sequence ATGGGACTGCAATCAGCGCTGACAATTGATGACCTGAAGCGCCGCGCGAAACGACGTGTGCCGAAGATGTTTTTCGACTACGCCGATTCAGGGGCGTTGACCGAGCAGACCTATAACGAGAACGAGACTGATTTCAGCAAAATCCGGCTGCGCCAGCGTGTGGCTGTGAACATGCAGGACCGGACGCTGGCGACCACGATGGTGGGGCAGGATGTTTCAATGCCAATGGCGCTGGCACCGACGGGCCTGACCGGCATGCAGATTGCCAATGGCGAAATGCTGGCGGCCAAAGCGGCGGAGAAAGCCGGCATTCCCTTTGCCCTTTCGACCATGAGTATCTGTTCGATCGAGGATGTGGCCAGTGTCACAACCAAACCGTTCTGGTTTCAGCTTTATGTGATGCGGGACCAGAATTTTGTCCGCAATCTGCTGGACCGGGCGCGGGCGGCAGGCTGTTCTGCACTGGTTTTGACCATGGATTTGCAACTTCTGGCCCAGCGGCACAAGGATTTGCGCAACGGGTTGTCGGCACCCCCCAAATTTACCCCCCGCCACATTTACCAGATGATGACGCGGCCGCTTTGGTGCATGCAAATGCTGGGCACGCGCCGTCATTCCTTCCGTAACATTGTGGGGCATGCCGAGGGGGTTGGCGATCTGCGGGCGCTCAGCTCGTGGACGGCGGAACAATTTGACCCCAAACTCAGCTGGGACGACATCGCCTGGATACGCGATTACTGGGGTGGCACGCTGATCATCAAGGGTGTGCTGGACAAGGAAGATGCAATTGCGGCGGCGGCAACCGGGGCAGATGCATTGATCGTTTCCAATCACGGTGGTCGCCAGCTTGATGGCGCACCGTCCGCGATCCGGGTGCTGCCCGAGATTGTTGAGGCCGTGGGTGACAAGATCGAGGTGCATATGGATGGCGGCATCCGCAATGGCCAGGACATTCTCAAGGCCCGGGCCTTGGGTGCGCGCGGCACCTTTATCGGGCGGCCGTTTCTTTACGGGCTTGGCGCGGGCGGTGAAGCCGGGGTGACCCACGCGATCGAAATCCTGCGCAAGGAACTCGATACCACCATGGCGCTTTGCGGTGAGCGGGACATTGCCAATGTCGGCCGGCACAATCTCTATTCGGTAGATTTCTAG